The following is a genomic window from Acidobacteriota bacterium.
GGGCACACCCAAGAACCGTACTAAGAAGATAGCTGAGGAAGCAGAGATGGGTAACCAAAGCTGGAGTTCCGAATACGAATCAAGCCATAAGTTTCGCAACTCATCAGTCGAAATGGCGCATGAGCTGAACACCCCTCTCAGATGCATGAAAGAACTGCGATTCGAGGCTGGAAACACAAAAGCGGCTACGAGGCGCCAGGCAAACTGACCTCTTCAGAAGACCTGGTCGATGGTGGACGATCGGGACCAACTCGCTTGAAATAGCAAACTGCCGCAGCCCGCCGCGTACTAACCTGGAGTTTCTTATAGATCGACTTCACATGTGAGCGCGCGGTCTCCGTGCTGATAAAAAGACTCCTTGCCACTTCTTTGTCAGTATACCCTTGTGCAATTAGAGCTAAAACTTCCCATTCCCTTGGCGTCAGGTTCTCGGCAAACGTTCTACGCGCTTCTCGTCCTGCAATAAGTTTGTCAATAACAGCGTTCGTCACCCGGTGAGCAAACCACCGTTCCCCTTCGGCAACCTTCGCCACGGCCTTGATTAGGATCTGTGGCGTATCCGTTGTTGACAAGCACCCCCAGGCTCCGGCCTCCAGGGTCTGCATAGCGAAATCCTCATCAGGATCGTCTGTGAGTATCAACGCTCGCGCTTCTGGAAGTAAGTTTCGCAATTCATGCGCAGAAGCGATACCCGAGCGAACGTCAGTTGTGTGAATGATTAGGATTGGGGATTGAGATCTGTCACTTTTATCAGCAAGATCCAAAACGCTGCCTGATTCGACTACATCAGAAAAC
Proteins encoded in this region:
- a CDS encoding response regulator transcription factor — translated: MILTDDPDEDFAMQTLEAGAWGCLSTTDTPQILIKAVAKVAEGERWFAHRVTNAVIDKLIAGREARRTFAENLTPREWEVLALIAQGYTDKEVARSLFISTETARSHVKSIYKKLQVSTRRAAAVCYFKRVGPDRPPSTRSSEEVSLPGAS